Proteins from a genomic interval of Spiroplasma endosymbiont of Lonchoptera lutea:
- a CDS encoding ABC transporter permease — protein MFNNLLTEKRLFKSFFKLLIRYYSRGYMAISYLIFFPLMILIIDFIVFSSELPNVDNEFLLSKIKNMIAGALMIQVMIIGFQIISGTIVEFRNSIIIKHFGSINMKPRTFFLTVILFGCILSLFTILITLFWTIIIFGRQFNISELLSFINLPVIGYLIFSIIISISFGVLLATFFKTQKQHMLISNALFLPMMLFSGVFLSNLNFDKNLIFKIFSYLSIFKYPSSLLMNNIANNSILSNTNFIINILVSSALPLIFIGVAIKWWKWYE, from the coding sequence ATGTTCAATAACTTGCTGACAGAAAAAAGATTATTTAAAAGTTTTTTTAAACTTTTAATTCGTTATTATTCTCGCGGATATATGGCCATTAGTTATTTAATTTTTTTTCCTTTAATGATATTAATAATTGATTTCATTGTTTTTTCCAGTGAATTACCTAATGTTGATAATGAATTTTTATTAAGCAAAATAAAAAATATGATTGCGGGGGCATTAATGATTCAAGTAATGATTATTGGGTTTCAAATTATTTCAGGAACAATTGTTGAATTTCGTAATTCAATAATTATTAAACATTTTGGATCAATTAATATGAAACCCAGAACTTTTTTCTTAACTGTTATTTTATTTGGTTGTATTTTAAGTTTATTTACAATTTTAATAACATTATTTTGAACTATCATTATTTTTGGGCGTCAATTTAATATTAGTGAACTTTTAAGTTTTATTAATTTACCAGTTATTGGTTATTTAATATTTTCTATTATTATTAGTATTAGTTTTGGAGTCTTATTAGCAACATTTTTTAAAACTCAAAAACAACATATGTTAATTTCTAATGCTTTATTTTTACCAATGATGCTTTTTAGTGGCGTATTTTTATCAAATTTAAATTTTGATAAGAATTTAATTTTTAAGATTTTTAGTTATTTATCAATTTTTAAATATCCAAGTAGTTTATTAATGAATAATATTGCTAACAATAGTATCTTATCCAACACAAATTTTATTATTAATATTTTAGTTTCTAGTGCTTTACCCTTAATATTTATTGGCGTTGCGATTAAATGGTGAAAATGATATGAATAA
- a CDS encoding IS30 family transposase encodes MYKYLTIESIIAIKEYKSYGFSIRKIAKAIDYSKSTVHRVCKLLNQNLLPLEILNQVQKNKQNAGRKLIILTLTEINTINHLLITKNYALDIIADFLKKNKIKNISTKTLYNMFKTNRMGFDEKNLLRKGKNKPHKQKETRGRINNCKSIHERNLIIPNIKNIQEFGHLEGDTIVGKDHKSSIITLADIWSKTTIPLKTKNHKAESITQSIIKFISKLIPGTIKTITFDRGKEFSKWKLIEKNCNVKIYFADAGKPCQRGLNENNNGILRRYLPKSTDLSSYKQKDLNSIAFQINSTPRKSLSYKRPIDLIQLF; translated from the coding sequence ATGTATAAGTATCTGACTATTGAATCAATAATAGCAATAAAAGAATATAAAAGTTATGGATTTTCTATTCGTAAAATAGCAAAAGCAATTGATTATAGTAAATCAACTGTACACAGAGTTTGTAAATTATTAAATCAAAACTTATTACCATTAGAAATATTGAATCAAGTTCAAAAAAATAAACAAAATGCAGGTAGAAAATTAATAATTTTAACTTTAACAGAAATTAATACTATCAATCATTTGTTAATTACTAAAAATTATGCTCTTGATATAATTGCTGATTTTTTAAAGAAAAATAAAATAAAAAATATTTCAACAAAAACTTTATATAACATGTTTAAAACAAATCGAATGGGTTTTGATGAAAAAAATTTATTGAGAAAAGGCAAAAATAAACCTCATAAACAAAAAGAAACTAGGGGCAGAATTAATAATTGTAAATCTATTCATGAAAGAAATTTAATCATTCCAAATATTAAAAATATACAAGAATTTGGCCATTTAGAGGGAGATACTATCGTTGGTAAAGATCATAAAAGTTCTATTATTACTTTAGCTGATATATGATCAAAAACCACAATTCCTTTGAAAACTAAAAATCATAAAGCAGAAAGTATTACACAAAGTATAATAAAATTTATTTCAAAATTAATACCAGGAACAATTAAAACTATTACTTTTGATCGTGGTAAAGAATTTAGTAAATGAAAATTAATTGAAAAAAATTGTAATGTTAAAATTTATTTTGCAGATGCCGGCAAACCTTGTCAAAGAGGTTTAAATGAGAACAATAATGGTATTTTAAGAAGATATTTACCAAAATCTACTGATTTATCTTCATATAAACAAAAAGACTTAAATTCTATAGCATTTCAAATTAATTCTACACCCAGAAAATCATTATCTTATAAAAGACCAATAGATTTAATACAATTATTTTAA
- a CDS encoding aldo/keto reductase: protein MKKRTILDEKVKLHNGIMMPVMGFGTYKIENNELGKEAILEALNQGYRHIDTAKIYGNEEIVGQAIKESKISRSEIFVTTKLWGNELTKEQYLQEIDSSLEKLGLEFVDLFLMHWPWNNRKIAWEVLEEIYRAKKARVIGVSNFNIEQLEQLKQDAKELPVANQIEFHPGLNQTELRAYHQKNNIITIGWGTMKYHDSLPETCEQIAREYNKTIQQLFLRWAYQHQSLIIPKSMHKTRIIENSAIDDFKISDEHMKWIDSLPQSRKGPDPNNFDFGN from the coding sequence ATGAAAAAAAGGACTATTTTAGATGAAAAAGTTAAATTACATAATGGTATTATGATGCCAGTTATGGGTTTTGGAACATATAAAATTGAAAATAATGAATTAGGTAAGGAAGCGATTTTAGAAGCTTTAAATCAGGGTTATCGTCATATTGATACGGCTAAAATTTATGGGAATGAAGAAATCGTTGGGCAAGCAATTAAAGAAAGTAAGATTTCTCGCAGTGAAATTTTTGTTACGACTAAACTTTGAGGTAATGAATTAACAAAAGAACAGTATTTACAAGAGATTGATAGCTCGTTAGAAAAATTAGGTTTGGAATTTGTTGATTTATTTTTAATGCATTGACCGTGAAATAATCGTAAAATTGCTTGAGAAGTATTAGAGGAAATATATCGTGCTAAAAAAGCTCGTGTGATTGGTGTTAGTAATTTTAATATTGAGCAGTTAGAACAATTAAAACAAGATGCTAAAGAGTTACCAGTTGCTAATCAAATTGAGTTTCATCCGGGATTAAATCAAACAGAATTAAGAGCATATCATCAAAAAAATAATATTATAACTATTGGTTGAGGAACAATGAAATATCATGACTCTTTACCAGAAACTTGTGAGCAGATTGCTCGTGAATATAATAAAACCATTCAACAATTATTTTTACGATGGGCTTATCAACATCAAAGTTTAATAATTCCCAAGTCAATGCATAAGACGCGAATTATTGAAAATAGTGCGATTGATGATTTTAAAATTAGTGATGAACATATGAAGTGAATTGATAGTTTACCACAATCAAGAAAAGGTCCTGACCCTAATAATTTTGATTTTGGAAATTAG
- a CDS encoding lipoprotein, with protein MKKLLNLLSAVNLIAIGLISVVSCGSSRAKINPIAKPKSAEETINHEPTLRASNPNNFKFDLSKISQKEILLYETSNDEFLTRQSILETDISEKVKRAVLELLKENDNSLTENDFIVDFSENFPVDIRNKTNINIKAKVSEKNNNNNNAEIIINIKRRFYTNVKIISIESPTKIIANDPTKVTKEELKTALLPEILKTLEKLNSGFPNAVNIKYILIKEFEIENLNFPLDLSSEKILTKFNISFKFISGVIPVLMFAPNIILNNFKLPMALKN; from the coding sequence TTGAAAAAATTATTAAATTTATTAAGTGCAGTAAATTTAATTGCCATTGGATTAATTTCAGTTGTTAGTTGTGGTAGTAGCAGAGCTAAAATTAACCCAATTGCTAAACCAAAATCAGCAGAAGAAACAATTAATCATGAGCCGACATTACGTGCTTCTAATCCTAATAACTTCAAATTTGATCTAAGTAAAATTAGTCAAAAAGAAATATTATTATATGAAACATCTAATGATGAATTTTTAACAAGACAGTCAATTCTTGAAACAGACATTAGTGAAAAAGTAAAAAGGGCGGTTTTAGAACTTTTAAAAGAAAATGATAATTCTTTAACTGAAAATGATTTTATCGTTGATTTTAGCGAAAATTTTCCAGTTGACATAAGAAATAAAACAAATATTAATATTAAAGCAAAGGTTAGTGAAAAAAATAATAATAACAATAATGCCGAAATAATAATAAATATTAAAAGAAGGTTTTATACAAATGTTAAAATTATATCAATTGAATCACCAACAAAGATTATTGCTAACGATCCAACAAAAGTTACTAAAGAAGAATTAAAAACAGCATTATTGCCAGAAATTTTAAAAACATTAGAAAAATTAAATTCTGGATTTCCTAATGCTGTAAATATAAAATATATATTAATCAAAGAATTTGAAATAGAAAATCTAAATTTTCCCCTTGATTTATCTTCTGAAAAAATATTAACAAAGTTTAATATTAGTTTTAAATTTATAAGTGGTGTAATACCAGTTTTAATGTTTGCTCCAAACATAATTTTAAATAATTTTAAATTACCGATGGCATTAAAAAATTAG
- the recO gene encoding DNA repair protein RecO yields the protein MTTKISGIIVNKQDYQLVDAIVNIYTINDIIAIYCPGVRKITSKNQAFLQLFNYCEFELFFAYSKNKMHRLKTGVILETFPNIHSNYERLMVTNYLVKLYSELSEDTNIIFNELLVILQTINSDKNEVKKLFCFLTFKVLKLLGLQLQLNHCSICKSNKNIKTINWSAGGFVCRGCFKNEQQIFPISLLQALYELNHEPEFEQWKINQDDLYVLIPFYYEYLSERGVLSYQSLKPIKEKWILSSLFK from the coding sequence TTGACAACAAAAATTTCGGGAATAATTGTTAATAAACAAGATTATCAATTGGTTGATGCCATTGTTAATATTTATACTATTAATGACATTATTGCTATTTATTGTCCGGGGGTACGAAAAATCACTTCTAAAAATCAAGCATTTTTACAATTATTTAATTATTGTGAATTTGAATTATTTTTTGCTTATAGTAAAAATAAAATGCATCGCTTAAAAACCGGAGTTATTCTTGAAACATTCCCTAATATTCATAGTAACTATGAACGCTTAATGGTCACTAATTATTTAGTTAAACTTTATAGTGAACTTAGTGAGGATACTAATATTATTTTTAATGAATTATTAGTTATTTTACAAACTATTAATAGTGATAAAAATGAAGTTAAAAAACTTTTCTGTTTTTTAACTTTTAAAGTGTTAAAACTTTTAGGATTACAATTGCAACTAAACCATTGTAGCATTTGTAAAAGTAATAAGAATATTAAAACAATAAATTGATCAGCTGGTGGGTTTGTTTGTCGTGGTTGTTTTAAAAACGAACAACAAATATTTCCAATTTCACTTTTACAAGCACTATATGAATTAAATCATGAACCAGAATTTGAACAATGAAAGATTAATCAAGATGATTTATATGTTCTAATTCCATTTTATTATGAATATCTAAGCGAGCGCGGAGTTTTAAGTTATCAATCTTTAAAACCGATTAAAGAAAAATGAATTTTATCATCACTCTTTAAATAA
- a CDS encoding sodium-dependent transporter, which yields MEKEKKGLTHIGFILSALAGAVGLGNIWGFPTQMYRNGGAAFLIPFFIAILVCGLPILILEINLGNKWRKSHIKIFEEFAGKKGRYFGWLQSTVVWVMASFYSILVAWTLVSLVVSFVPSWLNETDFFTNKVLQMDKTSLSGFTDLGGINWYILLAYLVVWGIVIGIVSLGVEKGIGKANKIFMPGLFIMLVCMAIYSGTLTGAGIGLQHLFEPNIAKLKEMKTWTSAFGSGFFTLSICTAAIIIFSGYAPKNQDNTNQAFIIVFGDVLVAMIAAITIFAGIGNIATLENKNFEEVFGAGETSLVFSVFPKIFAEINNVTYGLGNFLGIIFFLTVFFAGISSLIMATEGATSPLHLDLNVKRLPATIIVAGVAMMLGFILVFKNSALLIDGIASWVAGLWQLIIGIIEIIGVCFVWKKIQIICDYNNKNSWIKLRRLFKLTLFVVAPLVLIISITMNFWVFVNNIISQPFIFAAVGGIIGITVVVMLAFILAFNKEIKQLFQKIWSERKKR from the coding sequence ATGGAAAAAGAAAAAAAGGGTTTAACACATATTGGTTTTATATTATCAGCCTTAGCTGGTGCTGTTGGTTTGGGAAATATTTGAGGTTTTCCAACGCAAATGTATCGCAACGGTGGTGCTGCTTTTTTAATCCCATTTTTTATTGCGATTTTAGTTTGTGGTTTGCCAATTTTAATTTTGGAAATTAATTTAGGAAATAAGTGAAGGAAATCTCATATTAAAATATTTGAAGAATTTGCTGGTAAAAAGGGCAGATATTTTGGTTGGTTGCAATCAACTGTTGTTTGAGTTATGGCTTCGTTTTATAGTATTTTAGTAGCATGAACTTTAGTATCTTTGGTTGTTAGTTTTGTTCCTTCGTGATTAAATGAAACTGATTTTTTTACTAATAAAGTGTTACAAATGGATAAAACATCGTTATCTGGTTTTACTGATTTAGGTGGTATTAATTGATATATTTTATTAGCATATTTAGTTGTTTGAGGTATTGTTATTGGAATTGTTAGTTTGGGTGTTGAAAAAGGAATAGGTAAAGCTAATAAGATTTTTATGCCAGGATTATTTATTATGTTAGTTTGTATGGCAATATATTCGGGAACTTTAACTGGTGCGGGAATAGGGTTACAACATTTATTTGAACCTAATATTGCTAAATTAAAAGAAATGAAAACATGAACGAGTGCTTTTGGATCAGGTTTTTTTACTTTAAGTATTTGTACAGCGGCAATAATTATCTTTTCTGGTTATGCTCCTAAAAATCAGGATAATACTAATCAAGCTTTTATTATTGTTTTTGGTGATGTTTTAGTAGCAATGATTGCGGCGATTACAATTTTTGCTGGTATTGGAAACATTGCTACTTTAGAAAATAAGAATTTTGAAGAAGTATTTGGTGCTGGTGAAACTTCGTTAGTGTTTAGTGTTTTTCCAAAGATATTTGCAGAAATTAATAATGTTACTTATGGTCTTGGTAATTTTCTTGGGATTATTTTCTTTTTAACGGTTTTCTTTGCTGGAATTTCATCATTAATTATGGCAACAGAGGGGGCAACATCACCACTTCATTTAGATTTGAATGTTAAACGATTACCAGCAACAATAATTGTTGCTGGTGTTGCGATGATGTTAGGATTTATTTTAGTATTTAAAAATTCAGCATTGTTAATTGATGGCATTGCTTCGTGAGTTGCTGGTTTATGACAATTAATTATTGGTATTATTGAAATTATTGGGGTATGTTTTGTTTGAAAAAAAATTCAAATTATATGTGATTATAATAATAAGAATTCTTGAATTAAATTAAGAAGATTATTTAAGTTAACATTGTTTGTTGTTGCACCGTTAGTTTTAATAATTAGTATTACTATGAATTTCTGAGTTTTTGTTAATAACATTATTAGTCAGCCCTTTATTTTTGCAGCAGTTGGTGGTATAATTGGTATAACGGTAGTTGTTATGCTTGCTTTTATATTAGCTTTTAATAAAGAAATTAAACAATTATTTCAAAAAATATGAAGTGAAAGGAAAAAAAGGTAA
- the era gene encoding GTPase Era, with translation MNNNFRSGFIAIVGEPNVGKSTLLNTLMLKKIAIISNKPQTTRNRIQGILTTDDYQIIFIDSPGIHKSTNELGKSLNRVAMQSTKGVEGILWLVNSYEEISLTHQYIYKSLQEREVPIFLGLTKIDLITSEQLEQKIKLWNERFNVQEIIGISCLKNINISFLLNKLMMTLPLGPQYFPKNMFQDQQEDFFVKEIIREKILLLTHQEVPHGVAILIEEFKKERTKKIIRVIATIVVERDSQKGILIGNGGKMIKNIGSQARIELEEIFATQFYLELFVKVIKKWRDSPNILAKLGYGKK, from the coding sequence ATGAATAATAATTTTCGTTCTGGTTTTATTGCCATTGTTGGTGAACCAAATGTTGGTAAATCTACTTTATTAAATACTTTAATGTTAAAAAAAATTGCTATTATTAGTAATAAACCGCAAACAACAAGAAATCGAATTCAAGGAATTTTGACTACCGATGATTATCAAATAATTTTTATTGATAGTCCAGGAATTCATAAGTCTACTAATGAATTAGGAAAAAGTTTAAATCGGGTGGCAATGCAAAGTACTAAAGGTGTTGAAGGTATTTTATGATTAGTTAATAGTTATGAAGAAATTTCATTAACACATCAATATATATATAAGTCTTTGCAGGAACGAGAGGTACCAATTTTTTTAGGATTGACAAAAATTGATTTAATTACTTCTGAGCAATTAGAGCAAAAAATTAAATTATGAAATGAACGATTTAATGTTCAAGAAATTATTGGTATTAGTTGTTTAAAAAATATTAATATTAGTTTTTTATTAAATAAGCTGATGATGACATTACCGCTTGGACCGCAGTATTTTCCTAAAAATATGTTTCAAGATCAACAAGAAGATTTTTTTGTTAAAGAAATTATTCGTGAGAAAATTCTCTTATTAACTCATCAAGAAGTACCACACGGTGTTGCAATTTTAATTGAGGAATTTAAAAAAGAAAGAACAAAAAAAATTATTCGTGTAATCGCTACTATTGTTGTTGAAAGAGATTCGCAAAAAGGAATTTTAATTGGTAATGGTGGTAAAATGATTAAAAATATTGGTTCGCAAGCAAGAATTGAATTAGAAGAAATTTTTGCAACCCAATTTTATTTAGAATTATTCGTTAAAGTAATAAAAAAATGAAGAGATAGTCCTAACATATTAGCAAAATTAGGTTATGGTAAAAAATAA
- a CDS encoding ABC transporter ATP-binding protein has product MKETNSNLLLVDIKNLSKKYRQKWALQDINLQIYCGERIGLIGANGSGKSTISEIIAGIRKPTAGVVWKKSELVIGIQFQDSKYPMGITILDMIQYYLETFNIKYHYDDLENLLKTYQLDGIKKKQINSLSGGQQQRLNILLAVIHKPQLIILDEVSTGLDIEVREDIFEFLEENIVKKNVTMILVTHIMSEVEKFCEKIIFLHNGLIKEQITVKEVIEQYGTVAEYTKVKFKFYKEQDKNNNSSLMIDNERKKNNVQ; this is encoded by the coding sequence ATGAAGGAAACAAATAGTAATTTATTATTAGTTGACATAAAAAATTTAAGTAAAAAATATCGTCAAAAATGAGCTTTACAAGATATTAATTTGCAAATTTATTGTGGCGAGCGAATTGGTTTAATTGGTGCTAATGGTAGTGGTAAATCAACCATTTCAGAAATTATTGCGGGAATAAGAAAGCCAACAGCAGGAGTAGTTTGAAAAAAGTCAGAATTAGTTATTGGGATTCAGTTTCAAGATTCTAAATATCCGATGGGTATTACTATTTTAGATATGATTCAATATTACTTAGAAACTTTTAATATTAAATATCATTATGATGATTTAGAAAATTTGTTAAAAACATATCAACTAGATGGTATTAAGAAAAAACAAATTAATTCTTTATCTGGGGGTCAACAACAAAGATTAAATATTTTATTAGCAGTTATTCATAAACCGCAATTAATTATTTTAGATGAAGTATCAACAGGTTTAGATATTGAAGTGCGTGAAGATATTTTTGAATTTTTAGAAGAAAATATTGTTAAGAAAAATGTAACGATGATTTTAGTAACCCATATTATGAGTGAAGTAGAAAAGTTTTGTGAAAAAATCATTTTTTTACATAATGGTTTAATTAAAGAACAAATTACTGTTAAAGAAGTTATTGAACAATATGGTACCGTTGCTGAATATACAAAGGTAAAATTTAAATTTTATAAAGAACAAGATAAAAATAATAATTCTTCTTTAATGATTGATAATGAAAGGAAAAAAAATAATGTTCAATAA
- a CDS encoding IS3 family transposase (programmed frameshift) — protein MGNKTSYSEEFKKQIVMLYKNDKSVINLGKEYNLPKPTIYSWIKNYNNSGSFKAKDNRTVEENELIYLRKENQQLRMENDIFKASSTDNREKITIINNNKNKYSVRKICKILGLLKSTYYYQTNKCTKFDVNNYEQEVISAFNKSRKIYGARKIKAVLIRKNIILSRRKIRFIMIKNNLVSKYTKLKYCNHKKTVNNDEINNVLNRQFNDKKPNEVVVSDLTYVQVGTKWHYICLLIDLFNREVIGYSAGPNKTAELVQQAFHKITRPLNKITLFHTDRGNEFKNKIIDEILITFKIKRSLSSKGCPYDNAVAEATYKTFKTEFINGKKFANLTQLKCELFDFVNWYNNIRIHGSLNYLTPVEFRKYQST, from the exons ATGGGAAATAAAACCTCATACTCTGAAGAATTTAAAAAACAAATTGTAATGCTATACAAAAATGACAAAAGTGTTATTAATTTAGGGAAAGAATATAATTTACCAAAACCAACTATTTATAGTTGAATTAAAAATTATAATAATTCTGGGTCATTTAAAGCAAAAGATAATCGCACTGTCGAAGAAAATGAATTAATTTACTTGCGAAAAGAAAACCAACAATTACGGATGGAAAATGACATTT TTAAAGCAAGCAGCACTGATAATCGGGAAAAAATAACAATAATTAATAACAACAAAAATAAATATTCAGTGAGGAAAATATGTAAGATTTTAGGTTTACTAAAATCAACATATTATTATCAAACTAATAAATGCACCAAGTTTGATGTTAATAATTATGAACAAGAAGTTATCAGTGCATTTAATAAAAGTCGCAAGATTTATGGTGCTCGTAAAATTAAAGCTGTTTTAATAAGAAAAAATATCATTTTATCACGACGAAAAATCCGATTCATTATGATCAAAAATAATTTGGTTTCTAAATACACCAAGTTAAAATATTGTAATCATAAAAAAACAGTTAATAATGACGAAATTAATAATGTTTTAAATCGTCAATTTAATGACAAAAAACCAAATGAAGTTGTTGTTAGTGATTTAACATATGTTCAAGTTGGCACTAAATGACATTATATTTGTTTATTAATTGACTTGTTTAATCGCGAAGTAATTGGCTATAGTGCTGGGCCAAATAAAACTGCTGAATTAGTTCAACAAGCTTTTCACAAGATAACACGACCATTAAATAAAATAACTTTATTTCATACTGATCGTGGTAATGAGTTTAAAAATAAAATTATTGATGAAATTTTAATAACCTTTAAAATTAAAAGATCATTAAGCTCCAAAGGATGCCCATATGATAATGCTGTTGCTGAAGCAACTTACAAAACCTTTAAAACCGAATTTATTAACGGTAAAAAATTTGCAAACTTAACACAACTAAAATGCGAACTATTTGATTTTGTTAATTGATATAACAATATTCGAATTCATGGCAGTTTAAATTATTTAACTCCCGTTGAATTTAGAAAATACCAGTCTACATAA
- a CDS encoding IS30 family transposase: MYKYLTIESIIAIKEYKSYGFSIRKIAKAIDYSKSTVHRVCKLLNQNLLPLEILNQVQKNKQNAGRKLIILTLTEINTINHLLITKNYALDIIADFLKKNKIKNISTKTLYNMFKTNRMGFDEKNLLRKGKNKPHKQKETRGRINNCKSIHERNLIIPNIKNIQEFGHLEGDTIVGKDHKSSIITLADIWSKTTIPLKTKNHKAESITQSIIKFISKLIPGTIKTITFDRGKEFSKWKLIEKNCNVKIYFADVGKPCQRGLNENNNGILRRYLPKSTDLSSYKQKDLNSIAFQINSTPRKSLSYKRPIDLIQLF, translated from the coding sequence ATGTATAAGTATCTGACTATTGAATCAATAATAGCAATAAAAGAATATAAAAGTTATGGATTTTCTATTCGTAAAATAGCAAAAGCAATTGATTATAGTAAATCAACTGTACACAGAGTTTGTAAATTATTAAATCAAAACTTATTACCATTAGAAATATTGAATCAAGTTCAAAAAAATAAACAAAATGCAGGTAGAAAATTAATAATTTTAACTTTAACAGAAATTAATACTATCAATCATTTGTTAATTACTAAAAATTATGCTCTTGATATAATTGCTGATTTTTTAAAGAAAAATAAAATAAAAAATATTTCAACAAAAACTTTATATAACATGTTTAAAACAAATCGAATGGGTTTTGATGAAAAAAATTTATTGAGAAAAGGCAAAAATAAACCTCATAAACAAAAAGAAACTAGGGGCAGAATTAATAATTGTAAATCTATTCATGAAAGAAATTTAATCATTCCAAATATTAAAAATATACAAGAATTTGGCCATTTAGAGGGAGATACTATCGTTGGTAAAGATCATAAAAGTTCTATTATTACTTTAGCTGATATATGATCAAAAACCACAATTCCTTTGAAAACTAAAAATCATAAAGCAGAAAGTATTACACAAAGTATAATAAAATTTATTTCAAAATTAATACCAGGAACAATTAAAACTATTACTTTTGATCGTGGTAAAGAATTTAGTAAATGAAAATTAATTGAAAAAAATTGTAATGTTAAAATTTATTTTGCAGATGTCGGAAAACCTTGTCAAAGAGGTTTAAATGAGAACAATAATGGTATTTTAAGAAGATATTTACCAAAATCTACTGATTTATCTTCATATAAACAAAAAGACTTAAATTCTATAGCATTTCAAATTAATTCTACACCCAGAAAATCATTATCTTATAAAAGACCAATAGATTTAATACAATTATTTTAA
- the ybeY gene encoding rRNA maturation RNase YbeY, with protein MKNNFDIINNTEFDVTFYTDSWHKILNTITDMLNIDDALELSLNIISKEMSLKLNQTYRQKNYVADVLSFPVEADNQKLYAMINMRILGDIFICFELAQEQADKYEHSLLRELSFLFLHGLLHLLGYDHQTKSEENIMFALQDEVLTKLKIPRNK; from the coding sequence GTCACATTTTATACTGACTCGTGACATAAAATTTTAAATACCATAACCGATATGTTAAATATTGATGATGCTTTAGAATTATCGTTAAACATTATTAGTAAAGAAATGAGTTTGAAATTAAATCAAACTTATCGGCAAAAAAATTATGTTGCTGATGTGCTATCTTTTCCCGTTGAAGCAGATAATCAAAAGCTTTATGCGATGATTAATATGCGAATTTTAGGTGATATTTTTATTTGTTTTGAATTAGCACAAGAACAAGCCGATAAATATGAACATAGTTTATTGCGCGAGTTATCGTTTTTATTTTTACACGGTTTATTACATTTATTGGGATATGATCATCAAACTAAATCAGAAGAAAATATCATGTTTGCTTTACAAGATGAAGTATTAACAAAACTAAAAATTCCTAGAAATAAATAG